The Opitutaceae bacterium nucleotide sequence ATCGATCGTGAGGCTATCGCCCGGTATGGAATTCGTATTCAGATGGTTCAGGATGTGATCGAGGTAGCCATAGGAGGCAAGCCGATCACACAGACCGTCGAAGGGCGGGAGCGCTATCCGGTTCGCGTCCGTTATCCGCGGGAGTTGCGCGATACAATCGAGGGCATCGAGATGATTCTGGTCAGCGCGCCAGACGGTACCCAAATCCCCTTGCGAGAGATCGCGCGGATCAATTACACTCGTGGTCCCCAGGTCATCAAGAGCGAGGACACCTTTCTTGTCGGCTACGTCATCTTTGACATGCAAGAGGGCTTCGCCGAGGTCGAGGTGGTTAACCAGGCGCAGGAGGTCCTTCAGCAGAGAATCCAATCTGGCGAACTCGTCATCCCCGAAGGTGTGAGTTATCGATTCACCGGCAGCTATGAGAACCAGGTCCGGGCGGAAAAGAAGCTGCGGGTTGTCCTGCCCATCGCTCTATTCGCGATCTGGCTGATCCTCTATTTCCAGTTCAAACGAATTTCGACCACCCTGTTGGTCTTTTCCGGGATCCTCTTCGCCTGGTCCGGTGGTTTCATTCTCATCTGGTTCTATGGCCAGTCTTGGTTTCTCAACTTCGAACTCTTCGGGCAGAACCTCCGATCACTCTTCCAGATGGGTACGATCAATCTGAGCGTGGCAGTTTGGGTTGGGTTTCTCGCCCTGTTTGGTATCGCCACTGACAACGGCGTCATTGTTTGCACCTACCTCCAACAGGTATTCAGAGAAAAGGTACCTCAGACGGTCGAAGCCATCCGAAAGGCGACGGTGGAGGCGGGGGTCAGGCGGGTGCGCCCGGCCATGATGACGAGTGGGACGACCATCCTGGCCTTGCTCCCGGTGCTGACGTCGACGGGTCGCGGTGCCGATATCATGGTGCCCATGGCTATTCCCACCTTTGGCGGTATGCTCCTGGCTATTTTGACCATCTTCATCGTCCCGGTACTCTATTGCGGCCTGGAGGAGTTGAAGCTTCGTTTCACCAAAAACAGATAACAGAAACAGATATGAACACCATACGACAAAAGGTCCGTCTTCTCTTGGTCGCTAGCATTCTTGCCACGGGAGCCATGGCTGCAGCTCAGCAGGAACCAAACAACCCATTGGTTGAGTCCTATATGAAAGTGGGGACAGCCTTGGCTGATGATGATTTGAGAACTGCCCAAGGTGCGGCTGCCGCGATGATCGAGGATTCCAAGGTAGGAGGAATCCCTGAACAGGTTTCGACTGCGGCCTCATCAGTGGCCGATGCCAAGGATCTCGCGAGTGCACGAGTCGGTTTTCAGGCACTATCAACCGCTGTTCAGAATATGATCGAGGAGTCTACATCGGACGGCGAAAGCGTCTATCTGATGCGCTGCCCTATGGCTTTCGGAGGAAAAGGAGGAACGTGGCTTCAACTGACGACGGCCGTTTCCAATCCCTACTTCGGCTCAAAGATGCTCCATTGTGGCGGAGTTGTTCGGGAGATTGAGGGCGGCCCGGCAACGGACTCAGATCACTCCCACTCAAATCATTGATCAGGATTACGGTAAGAGGCTCGCGATCTGCCAAAAGTTTCGGAATCACGGGTTTTGACGAGGGATAACGCCTCCCGCTGCGTTTAAGGAGGAAAGGCACAGATAACCGGCGTTCGTACCTATCGGGCGTTAGTGAATGGAATCTTTGGGGTCCCGCTCGAATCGGGATCTCCCGATCAATCGGGCCATAATGCAGTGAATGGTCAATTACCCCCATGCTAGAACTCGTTAGTCAGCCCGAATATGTCCACGTTCTCACGAATCCAGTGGTCACTCACCTACTGCCGGTTGCGGCCGTCCTTCTCGTAGCTTCGCTTTTCCTAAGGGGACGCATTCTTCTGGTGACGTCCCTGTTACTTGTCACGGTTGCTTCCTTGTCGGTCTGGCCGGTCGTCCGTTTCGGGCAGCAAGCCCATGAAGAGGTGGATGCGCTTGCCGATTCGACCGGAAGAGACTGGCTGGAGGTGCATATGCAACGGGCCGAGCTTTGGGCTCCGCTGTTTTATGCCACGGCCGGTATATCACTGCTGGCTCTGTCTGTTGGAGCGAAGTGGCCGAATCTGGCAAAACGAATTGCGTTCGCTCCGGCAGTCCTTGCCATTGTCGCCAGCGGCGTTGCTGGATACATTGCCTATCCGGCAGGCAAAATCAGGCATGAGGAATTTCGGACTACCGAGCCTCCGCGTGAGGAACTCCACGAGAACGAGCATACCCATTAGGGCCTGCCTCAACCTGGATTATTGATATGAACCGAATCATCGAGCAATTTCTGGAACGTGAATCAACAGAATTACTGGACTATATCTGCACAGGGATTCAAAAGGAGGAGTTGAATCTTCCGGGACCGGATTTCATCGACAGAGTGCTGATTGCGTCTGATCGATCGGTGCCCGTATTGAACAACTTGCAGCGGATCTTTTCGCACGGCCGTTTGGGAGGTTCGGGCTATCTTTCGATCCTGCCGGTGGATCAAGGGATTGAGCATTCGGCCGGCGCCAGTTTTGCTCCGAATCCCATCTACTTTGATCCGGGGAATATTGTGCGACTTGCGATTGAGGGCGGCTGCAACGCGGTCGCTTCCACCCTGGGAGTCTTGGGAATAGTCGCTCGGTCGCATGCCCACAAGATTCCGTTTATAGTGAAACTCAACCACAATGAGTTACTGACCTATCCGAATGAACACGATCAGATCTATTTCGCAGATGTGCGCCAAGCCGCCGCAATGGGAGCCGCCGCAGTAGGGGCAACTGTCTATTTCGGCTCCCCGGGGTCCCATCATCAGATTGTAGAGACGACTCGGGCCTTTGCTTTGGCTCATGAGTTGGGCCTGGTGACAATTCTGTGGTGCTATCTGAGGAATCCGGCCTTCAAGACGAAGGGTCTGGATCATCACACGGCGGCTGATTTGACCGGCCAGGCAAATCATCTTGGGGTGACCATCCAAGCTGATATTGTGAAGCAAAAACTGCCAACGCACAACGGAGGATTTCGTGCGTTCGAGAACTTCGGGAAGACCGACTCACGAGTCTATGACCAACTTGCGACTGATCATCCGGTCGAGTTAACTCGATATCAGGTGGCCAACGCTTACATGGGCCGGGCAGGACTGATCAACTCCGGAGGTGCATCGGGGGAAGATGACTTTGATGAGGCCATACGCACAGCGATCATTAACAAACGGGCAGGAGGCATGGGTCTGATTTCTGGAAGAAAAGCATTTCAGCGGCCGTTTGCTGAGGGTGTAAAGCTCCTTCAGGCGATCCAAGATGTGTACCTTGAACCGTTGGTTACCGTGGCGTGATCGGTGAGAAAACTCGTAGTTCTTCCAAAGATTTTATGAGGGTTAGGCTGTGTGCAAGCGTTCAAGTGAATGAAGTTTCGTGTGAGCCTGAAGGAAAGCTGGACGAGTCGAAAAATCACTTCATCCAGAAGCACGCGATCCCATCACTAACCAGGTAATACAGAGGAACTCAAAGGAAGCCACAATGAAGAAACGAGCAAGCAAGAAGGCAGTAAGGGTGATCTCATGTGAAGCACCTGAGGCGCAGGAGGTCTATGTCGCCGGAACGTTCAATAATTGGAATCCGAAAGCGACTCCTCTCAAGCGAGCATTAAGCGGGAGGTGGAGTGCCAGACTCAATTTGGAACCTGGTCGATATGAATACCGATTTATCGTGGATGGTGTCTGGTGTTGCGAGCCGGGGTGCGAAGAAGATCCGTCATGTCCCTTGTGTGTCCCCAACGGGTACGGGTCTATGAACAGAATCCTGAGTGTTTCTCCAAAAACAGCGACGGCCACTAAGGCGCCATTACGCAGTTCCTAGAGCCAATTGAAACCAGAATGACTGATTTCTTTAGCGCGGATCACCTTTGCGATTCAGATATCGCCGACGTATATCCCGGCAGCTATGACCGAAATCCGTTCGCTAGAACCCCGTCTTTGAGCATATGAAAGAGATAAAGGCCTATATCAGGCGAGAGTGCCTTGACCGTGTGGTTAATGCTCTGGCGCATGTCCCCAGTCTTTCAGGCGTCAGTCTATCCACCGTCAGTGGTTTTGGAAGGAGCCGCGGTCGCCTGAGGTTTGTCGACTTTGAGACGCACATCAAGATCGAGATTGTATGTCGGGATTCACTAGAGCCAGCCCTGGTCGAGGTGATCAGGAGGACTGGATGTACTCATCAGCGGGGTGATGGGAAGATCTTTGTATCCTCGATGGACAGGGTGGTGCGGATTGAGGATGGGAGTGAAGGCGAAACGTGTGTTTGAAGTAGGGAATTCGCTCTAATTTGGGACTGTTTCAAGGTGGGCTAGCATCTTTTGAAGCCGCTTCTTAGCGCGGTGGATTCGGAGTTCTACGGTCTTTGGGGTTGTCGAAAGAAGCTCGGCGGCCTCCTTCTGCGTTCGCTGTTCAAGTGTGCAAAGGATCAAGGGTAACTTCAGTTTGTCTGGAAGTAGGTTTATTGCCTCGTGAAGCTGACTCAGATCGTCGGAACTTGCGGCTTGCTCGTCTGCAACGGGTGTGTCGTCGGCGATGTCAAGGGAGGGCGTTGATGCAGGCGAAGTCTGGTCGAGAGAGACAAATTCCGGTGCCCTGGTCCGGCGGCGCCCCGCATCCCGACAGAGGTTCAGGGCAATCTTGAAAAGCCACGTCTTGACCGTGGATCGAGGACGAAACGGTCCTGCCCTGAAGTAGGCCCGGACAAAAGACTCTTGGACGATGTCTCGCGCCAGGTGTTCTTCGCCCGCGTATCGTAGTACGAAATAGTATAGCGGAACCTGGTGGCGCTCCATCAACGTCTCAAGTGCAGATCCGTCTCCGGCCCGAATCGCCTCAAGCAGCTCCAGGTCAGGGTCCTCTTTTCGCTCTTTCACGGGGCCGTGGTCAGCGCCATCTCTGCATACTGCATGAGTTGTTGGGTCTGATCGGGGTCCAAAACTGTAGTCATCTCATAGAGGTGGGCGATGGATAACTTCTGGAGTTCGCCCATGTTGAAGTGTAGAGCCTCGACTGCGGCGGCAACTCTTGGTGTGAAGGTTCCTTCCTCTCGAAGGGCAATTGCCAGCTCGGCCTTGGATTTGGCAAGTGCGTTTCGAAGCAGATCTCCTTCGGCGGCGAAATGCTCTTCGATTTCTTCAAGGGCGATCAGTTGCGCATCGGAAATATGGAGCTGGGCGTGCAGCCAGTTGTGCATGTCACGGGATGATACCGGCTTCTCCCTGACAAAATAAGACGTGGTCAACGACGAGATCGCGGCAACTGCGAACACTGAGACAAAGAAGATGATGACGGTACGCATAGGTCAATTGAGTCGCTCGCGTGTGGGCAATGGCTTTTCGGGAAGGATCTCCACGTTCTCAAAAACGTCCAGATGGAGCGATTGGCGGGCGTAGGCCGCTCTTTCCGAGACGGGAGCAGGAACTGGACTCCAGATCCGCGGAATGGCACCCACAGAAACGGCAAAAACCAAAGCCAATACTGCGATTCTTGGTTGAAGTAAGAGTTCGCTCCAATTGAGAACAGGAAGGACTCGCGTCCAGAAGGTTGGTCGTTCGAGACGACGGGAGATATCGGCCCTGACTTCGCGCCGCAGATCCGGCGGGTTGGGTCGTTCTTGTTGACTCAGTTTGGAGAGCAACTCGTTGATCTCGTCTTCTGTCATGGATTGTCTATGGTTTGCTCGACCTGCCTGAGCAGGATAGAGACTGGTTCAGACCCTACCCTGGTTTTCAGGATTGATTTTCCGGAGGCTTCCGCCGTCTGCCGCCTAGACATCAGACCAACCGATCGAGATCGGGGAATTGTCGTGTGTCGGTGACATGAAGGTCAATTAAAACTCCAGGAATTGAGGTCTGAAACGTTGATACTGTGAGATTCAAAATATCCGTTGTTTGTTGATAATGCGTTAGTTAGCGATTGATTGGTCAACCTGGTCCGACTGAGAAGTTGGAAAGTCCGGTAGTCCGTTCAATCTCCTTTAACGCCTAACGGCGGTCTCGCCCTCGCTTTTTCTTGGTCCTTGAAGGCGTTTGGGGTTGGCTGTGCGAAGCAGGCTCATAGCGGAACGTTGAGGCGGAAACGGAATGAATTGGCGATTGGGACAGCGACGGATGAACCGGTGGGCTCGATTGTACGGTGGGGGTAATGGTGAAAAGAATTCCCATTAGTTGTGAGGGATTCGCTAGGGCGACCCGTTTAAGGAGATGAGTGTCTGAAATATGAAGCACGACAATGAAGACACAACCAGGTCGCTTGGAGTGAGCCGCCGCAGGATTTCGGGGTCGATCAACATTCAGAATGTTGGCTCTGCCTTGCCTGCAATCATGAAGAACGAGCGGAGGATGATCTTTGCCTCCGTCGTCTCAGGTATCGTCTTGGCAGTTGTCGGGTTGCACCCTTTGATAGAGTTATTCCACTGGTGGCGGACAGGACCCGAAGGCGGCGCGCCAGTCTTGCGGGACCTTTTGGGCCCTTCAATCTCGGCATTCAGTTTGGAAATGGCCCCAATGACAGCGGTGATTGTCGTTGGTGGTGGCCTCGCCGGACTGCTCTTTGCCGTCCTACAGATACGTCTATTCAGATGGCGTTCGGTCAATCATGAAACCCGGACAATGGATAAGGAAGACTTGATGGAAATTATCCGGATTGGGGAGAGTGAGCGGATCGAATTTAAGTCGTCTCTTCGATGGGACGAAAGATTGGAACGGGTCAACAAGAAGCTCGAGCTTGCGATCGCAAAATCAGTCGCTGGATTCATGAACCGGGATGGTGGAGAACTTCTGATTGGAGTGGGCGATCATGGCGAAATCAAAGGGATAGAGCGAGACTGCCAAACTCTGAGTCGTTCCGACTGGGATGGGTTTGAGCGCTCTTTGA carries:
- a CDS encoding DUF3347 domain-containing protein, whose protein sequence is MNTIRQKVRLLLVASILATGAMAAAQQEPNNPLVESYMKVGTALADDDLRTAQGAAAAMIEDSKVGGIPEQVSTAASSVADAKDLASARVGFQALSTAVQNMIEESTSDGESVYLMRCPMAFGGKGGTWLQLTTAVSNPYFGSKMLHCGGVVREIEGGPATDSDHSHSNH
- a CDS encoding class I fructose-bisphosphate aldolase, which codes for MNRIIEQFLERESTELLDYICTGIQKEELNLPGPDFIDRVLIASDRSVPVLNNLQRIFSHGRLGGSGYLSILPVDQGIEHSAGASFAPNPIYFDPGNIVRLAIEGGCNAVASTLGVLGIVARSHAHKIPFIVKLNHNELLTYPNEHDQIYFADVRQAAAMGAAAVGATVYFGSPGSHHQIVETTRAFALAHELGLVTILWCYLRNPAFKTKGLDHHTAADLTGQANHLGVTIQADIVKQKLPTHNGGFRAFENFGKTDSRVYDQLATDHPVELTRYQVANAYMGRAGLINSGGASGEDDFDEAIRTAIINKRAGGMGLISGRKAFQRPFAEGVKLLQAIQDVYLEPLVTVA
- a CDS encoding RNA polymerase sigma factor gives rise to the protein MKERKEDPDLELLEAIRAGDGSALETLMERHQVPLYYFVLRYAGEEHLARDIVQESFVRAYFRAGPFRPRSTVKTWLFKIALNLCRDAGRRRTRAPEFVSLDQTSPASTPSLDIADDTPVADEQAASSDDLSQLHEAINLLPDKLKLPLILCTLEQRTQKEAAELLSTTPKTVELRIHRAKKRLQKMLAHLETVPN
- a CDS encoding periplasmic heavy metal sensor is translated as MRTVIIFFVSVFAVAAISSLTTSYFVREKPVSSRDMHNWLHAQLHISDAQLIALEEIEEHFAAEGDLLRNALAKSKAELAIALREEGTFTPRVAAAVEALHFNMGELQKLSIAHLYEMTTVLDPDQTQQLMQYAEMALTTAP
- a CDS encoding ATP-binding protein encodes the protein MKHDNEDTTRSLGVSRRRISGSINIQNVGSALPAIMKNERRMIFASVVSGIVLAVVGLHPLIELFHWWRTGPEGGAPVLRDLLGPSISAFSLEMAPMTAVIVVGGGLAGLLFAVLQIRLFRWRSVNHETRTMDKEDLMEIIRIGESERIEFKSSLRWDERLERVNKKLELAIAKSVAGFMNRDGGELLIGVGDHGEIKGIERDCQTLSRSDWDGFERSLMNMVTDRLGAVASTLIRNRKYGLDSKSVCRVSVQPATEPVFCKDGNIERYYVRTGNTTRELDAHEAVDYITRRHGAVAR